The window TTGCTTAAACTTGCCTATGAAGAGCCGACAATTGAACAAGTAGAAGCACTCAACCTTATTGTGAGATATCCCATTGTGGCTCTGACAAGATTGAAAGAGGCTAACTGAAAAAGGCATTTTATTCCTACTCTCTTAATCGACGCAAAACCGCCTACGGTTACTCTGGGATGGCACTTCGATTGGCCACAATACTTGGTCTTTCAAGTCTACCTCAGGTTTCTATGGAGCCAGCTGAGCTTGAGCATAGGAAGCGCGTCTGGTGGACGACCGTCTGTATGGAGTTAATGACGTGTACTGAACTCTCCTTGAGACCAACATGTGGCTTCGGTGATAGGCGCCTTGGATTTCCAGACAACACTCAGTTATCATTCCAAGATAGAGAGGATTTCTCTGATCCTCAATATTTAACCGCCCAGGTCAAACTTTGCCGCATCAAATATCATGTCCTGGAGACAATCTGCGAGCTTCGCTCTGGGAGCCTTGAAGAAGCCTATGGGCTTATAAATCCGTGCCTACACTCACTAGATCAATGGCGGGAAGAATTTCAGTCCTTGTCATTGAGCTTCCATGAGACCGGCATATTCTCGACAATGACACTAGGTCATCCATCAATGCGAACCATTGCATCGCTGATTTTGCGATACAACCAGGTGAGATGACACTTTTGCAGCATTTACGATAGATCTTCCTTCTGATGTCTTAGTGTTACATTTTACTGCTTCGACCACTGCTATTACGGGAGCTCTACTCTCTTGTCCAAGAAGGAAACAACTTGGTTTTGAACAATGAGCTGACCAAACTGAACAATGAATGCCTGCGAGCCGCGACAGACAACGTTTCAATACAAGGTGCTCTTTCCAAATGCCATCGACTTGGTAAGTCAAGTATTTCTCATCACCTTTTGAATATGTGGGTAAAATATGTTCGACGCTAACAGATAGTAGCTAAGTTCGGATTCTGGGAGTCTTTGCATATCTTTTCTAGTCTGACTATACTTGTAATCTCCTCATTTGTGATGGAAAAGTGCCCTGCTGCATTTTCTTTTACCATTGATAGAGAATTATATCAAACCGCGCGGAATCTTCTCGGTGAAATGGCTCGTCTTGGGAACAATGCTTCAAGGGACCATGAGCGCATGATTCAGGACATTGAAAATTTGTTTCCAACTGGCAGCGCATATACAGGACCCGCGAATGGTATTGAAGATCTCATTGGATGGTCAGACTACTTGGAGTTTGGGGATATAGGATTTGACCTCATTGAGCCGTCTAACTTGCTGTAGGGATGGGATTGGGATGTCAGATATAATTTATGTATTTTTATGGGAGGCTACTAATCAAAATTATTACTCGACATTGCAGCACCACTGCAGATGGATCTAGGCATCGATCGCTACATCAGCAACCAAACTTGATTTGGGGGTCCAAAGTGGATCTTCTACACATAGTTCGGCCGCTACGGCATCTTGGATGTTACCAATAACACTTCTGTCCATCTCGTCTCTTCCATCAACGGCGAGCCATTGGAGAGGCCATAGCGGTGAGTTTGAAAAAGCAATACTATCCTGAAAAGCGTTCTTTCTAGTTGTTTCAGCTCCATTTCGAGTTGGCTTTTGTCTGGTTCCTCCGTGGTGAAATCACTAGGTGAAGATTCTAGGAAGACAATGATTGGGCTGGGGCAAACAGGCCTTGAGCTTACAATATCCGGCTATATTTACCTTGCTGCCTCGCTACTATTCGTATTGAAGATTTTCGATTTCAACCACGATATCTAGATTAATGAAGTAGTGAGTACTCATCCACCCCCGCGCTTAGTAAATTTCCATGGTCAAGTTCGGCCGCTACGGCTAATTCGAAGAATATCACTGGCCACAACATATCCCCACATCTAGCGGCATAAGATCGCGAGGCTTTCTGACCACTagtgacgatgatgaaagATAGTTGTCCAGTAATAATCGAATACTCAAATTGACTGCCTTGTCAGCCACTATCACGTTGCATAGATTGAATCTTTTGTCAGATTACGCTCGGGTACTAATGTGGATCGAAGAATGCGCACTCGGAGAtggactcggccatgacaTGACTCCTGCAACACAATCAGGGTCGAGGCCAACCGCTCAATCGGAAATCACCCGATCCTCTGCGCGTATAACTCATGCCTTACCCACCCTTGAGATATTCAGCTTATTGTGATCCTTGCATATCCCTGTGGCACACCTTGAAACGCATCAAAGACTCTCTGAATACCAATCATAATCAGCCATACCGCGGAGGTTTGATATTGGAGCGAGAGCACACATCCAAATCCACAAGCAGGCTATACCATGGCAGACAAAAGGGTCGAAAAAGACAGCCTTGGCCAGCTAGAGCTACCAGCCGAGGTACTTTACGGCATTAACACCTCTCGGTCGCTTGAGAATTTCCCTCTCTCCGGAAGATCTATCAAAACATGGCCCGACTTTATCCATGCTTTCGCTATAGTAAAGCAAGCAACAGCTCGTGCAAACTGCGAAATTGGTACCCTGACAGCAGAGCAGGCAGATGCTATATATGCCGCCTGCGAAGAAGTGAAACTCGGCAGGCATGATGCACATCTGGTCGTTGACGTGCTGGAGGGATCGGGTGGCACCTCGACCAATATGAATATCAATGAAGTGATCGCCAATCTCGCTACAAAAGCCTCAGGGCGGTCGCTCTCCGACTACAGTTTTGTTCATCCAAACGACCACGTCAATTTGGGACAGTCGACTAATGACGTGCTTCCGACTGCTATGAAGCTGGCCGTCCATCGTGCGATGGCGGGAGCTCTGCGTACGCTTCGTCAGCTGGCCGATGCATTCTCGACGAAGCGAGAGGAATATAAGTCTGTCCTTCGTCTGGGAAGGACATGTCTTCAAGACGCGCAACCAATGACCCTCGGCCAGGCGTTTGGAGGCTACGAGACAGTCACCCGACGACACGCAGAACAGCTCGACACAATTCGCGAGCAATTGTTGATAGTTCCCCTAGGAGGAACAGCCATCGGAACCGGGTTTGGATCAAATCCAAGGTACAAAAAGGCGGTGTTCCGGCATTTGTCCTCATTATTCGACACCAAAGTAGAACCCGCCGGTAACGCGTTTGATGGCATGCAAAACATGGACACTTGTGCCCGTCTGTCAGGGGAGCTGCGCAATACTGCAAACACTTTATGGAAGATCGCCAACGACCTGATTATCTTGTCTTCTGGTCCCAGTGGTGGGATCGGCGAGGTCACTCTACCTTCAGTCCAGGCCGGATCCTCTATCATGCCTGGGAAGGTTAATCCTGTCATTCCGATAGCAGTTTGTCAAGTGGCCATTGCTATCACTGGTAACGATGCCGCAATTGCAATGGGCTGCCAGCAAGGCATGCTTGAAATAAACCACTTTGAGATGCTTGTATGCGACCGCCTCCTTGACAGTATCCGCCTGCTCATTGGCGCTACCGAGATCTTTACTCGCCGATGCGTTGACGGCATAGTTGCGAACAAGGATGTCTCACGCAAGAATTTGCTCGCATCCAGCGCGCTGGCTACTGCTCTTGTGCCAACTCTTGGCTATGCGCAGGTTTCGACCATTGTCCGCGCTGCCCTGGCAGAAAAACGACCTTTTCTAGATGTTGTCGTCGAAAAGGGGCTACTCACAGAAGGTGAGATCACGTCGGTCATGGAACGCTTGATTTATGACGACAACGTTTCAACGCCGGAGAGGAGTCAATACGAGCCCAAATGTAATGGATCCAGCAACCATCAATTAGTTGAGAGTCCGCAAATTACCGGTGGATTGCCGAGAGTCAATGGTTCCAGGAATGCAAGTGTCGGAATAAGAGCAGCTAAGAACCCCTCAGATGCTGCTATTACTCTACTGCGAGAGGATTATAAAATCGATCAGAACTAGTCTTTAGCCGTGCTAGCACGGGGCAATTTAGAGAATCAGACTGCTTCATCTCCCATTGCTTGACCAGCAATATCCGCTCTTCCGTGCTCCGATACTGGGATTCTACTGTGGTTCGTACCTCATGTGTGGGTTCGTATAATCAAAAGGGATTAAAATGGCGTAAAACATATCGCGGTTTTTGGCGTCAACTTTACTGTTACTTAACGTTGGGATATACTTGTTAAATCAAACAGCTGGTCGAGCGCAAAATCTCGCAATCTCAAATCCGAAATCAACTCCAAGCATCGAAGACCTAACATCGTATTCCAGCCCGAATGAAACAATCGAAGAAACCAACACCAATCCCATGAGAACCCAGATGGTAATAATCAAAAAATGATTACCTTTTTCCCATATCATTTTGAAACATATAAACAGTCCAAAACGGCATCTAACGCGGTTCCGATTGATCCAACAACTAGGCGCCGCATCGCAACAACCCAACTCAAATAGGATAACCCAAACACCACTCACATAGTTGTCTTATATCCAAAATCAAATCCAAATGATATTTGTCGTTCAGATATTGCGTGGGGTATTGGCTGGGACCCGTCCAATGCTCGGGTCATCTCTGACATTCCCTAGCCGTCGCCAGGAACTGCTGTTGATTCCAGCGCTAGCTATAGACGGATAAGAGGTTGACGGGCTTCGGCTCCTTGAGCAGGGAGACGACGGAGCAGAGGACCCGGGGCTTGTAGCTGTGCCTGTGGCTGATGTTGTagaggtgctggagctggccaCTGCAACTGTAGGGTTGCAGTGAGCGCAAACATAAATGCTGAAACCGCGGCCATCACACAATTTACAAACAGCTCCCCTGGATGAACTTCAGAATCAAAGCGAAGCATGTAATCGAGTGTTCGTACCTAGGAGCATTTCCTGCACAACCCCGGCATGTAAGAACAGTTCGCCCGCCGATGCAGGAGATGTGTTCTGGGTCGAGATTTATATTCGACATCGTTTGCTCTACTCAAACTGTTGAACGCAAATGTTTGTTGATGAGGCGTATGCAAACGCTCGAAATAGGAAGTGTTGCTAAAGAttgtcgagctggagataGGTCTGAAAGCAGATGAACTTTTAAATATTCTTTTTGTGAATTCCTTGTCTTTCGCCGTCCCGATTTACGGAAGCCAACCTCAGCTGAGCAGGAACAGAGCTTCATCAGCTCCTTCCCTTCTAAGAAACAAATTCGGAAGAAAGAGTATTGTAATGTGTCGAACGGGACGATTGAACAAGGATTTGATCCTGCCTAGGCCAAAGTATAATGAGCCCGGAAACGGTAGACAAAGAAGTATCACTTCTCATGCGCACCTTGGGTGCCAGGAAGTTTCGAGTCAAATGTTACGTGCGTCGGGAATAAGGACGAAATCCTGATGTCCAGAATGATCAGCAGTACATTGCTGCTCACTGTCGAGGGTGACTGCAATGGAGAATCAATAACAGGATTATTTCTGCGCAGTGTACATATCTCCAGACTGTGATCTACCAATCAAACCCTCTGAGAAGTATATCCAGTGTTAGGAGTGAACGGTACATTTACCATCTTGGGCGTAGCCCGATGCAAACCCCAGAACGGCGCATCCGAGGGCTGGCGCGAAGGCGTGTCTGCGGCCTGGGTCCGAGGCACATACCGACAGTTTCTGAAACGGACCGAGGAATGGGACAATGTACTCTTGAAGATGTAGAGTAATCCACACCACTGGGGCTAGGGAATTGTCGGTCGAACTCGGGTTCACAAAGGGGCTGGCGCCCTCTCTGATTTCCGTGGTCACAACGGTGTTGCGCTGCCCTTTTAACGGGAGCCGGTTGCAAAAGAACGTACGAACAGGGATATTTGGATATTCAAGCGGCGATTCGCTGTCACCTGCGAACCAGCACAGACCCAGAGGTTGGGCAGGGCTCACTAAGACACAAGTGAAGCGGAAAATAAGTCCCATGCGCATGGCAGCCACCATAACCTTGTGTTACAGATCATTGGAACAGTGGACAGGCATGTACTAATGGAGTGTAACAGCCCTAGAGCTGTACCCAGCCGATATCTAAGGAAATAAACGAACTACTAAACGCAGACCTTCGATTGGGTAAATTCATCCACGGATAGCTGCAGAGAGCCATGAGGGTGTGATCTCATACTCGGATCGGTGCATGCCGACAGAGCATATGTACTGGAAGTGGTAGATAAAGAGCATGTGAGCAGAGGATCTCTTCGTAGTTCGTAGCAATCAGATGCCTGCAGAGCCGAGAACACGGAGAAAACCGATCATATGAGCAATTTTCATGTGAGCAAAACGGACAAAGCAGCGGTGTACAGCTGTGCTATCCAACCAGGGTTTCAAAATAGACTTACGTGTTCAGAAAGCCGGTACTCTTGATAGCGGGACTCACAGCAACATACAAAGAAAAATTCCTTGTGTAAGGTACAGCGGGCAAATCAGGAAACGCAAGCCGTTCAAAACGGGGACTTAAGACCAATGACATCGCCTAAGAATCGGATACCTGGGATGTACTATACCGCCTCCAAGGGTCTCAAGCAGGTTTCCGTCGAGTTGCTGCAGATTGAGGGATTCGTATGCAAGGACAGGGCCCAGAGCAACACGTACCGCGCTTATGATTTGGGGCTAGGAATCCCTGGCATCAATTTAGATCTCGGCAACTCCGGAGTGCCGCGTGCTAGGTTACTATTTTTCAATCTGAATTTTCTGTAAACCGGTCACATGGCTAGTTGAAAATTGGGAAACTAGAATGACTGACGCCAGATCTGCGGTCATCGCTCATGCATGTCGCCCGTCTCACTCAGCAACTAATCGTGGACGACTAGAAGCGGTTTAACCCGTCAGCAAACGGTAGCCTGCATATGTAGATTCGTGGATCAGTGGAGCAGGGAATTAGGCTAAAAAAAACCTTCCGATTTGCTCATCCTATTCGCGAGCAGAATATACCTCCTACCCGCTGCAGCCAGCCTCTGCCAATCACGCTGGACGCCGAAATTTCAATTAGGACTGGCCTGAGAGCCACCCAGTGGCGGTCAAGTTCCTTGCTCACGTTAGAGCTGAGGAGATCACCTCGAGGACTAGCTAGCTGAACTACAGCAGTTGTGGAAAGGTGATCATTATTCCATCTTCGGTCCTCTGGCTCGTAGCACTGTTGAATCCCGAAAGGACcgacgaagagaatgaaCAATTTCTTAGCAGATAGAACGGAAAAGAACTAGGAAGAACACGTTCATAGCAAGAGCCCACTATAATGGTCAGCTGATTCTCTTCTGTCCATGATGCAGCCCAGTTTCGATCGCGTGATGGAATGCTATTGTCTCCTCGCTAATGGACCATCGGCAAATACGAACTTCGTTGGGCCACTGTGTAGTTTTCGAAATAATACATCAAGACAgagagcagaagaagagacgcACATGTTCACGAATTCTAGAGCTGGCCACGCTCCCTCAGTTCCGATACTATGAGGTCACGGCGCAGTTTGAAACAAGCCCACCTCTTTTGACAAAAAGACGGTGCCTGGCATGGTAACACGATCGAAAAAGAGATGGAACGGGACTACAATATAGATATCACCAAATCGAGCGCGATAGCTACGTAATTCGATACGGTGTTGATATCCTCGGCATTCTTGCTATGTAGCATTCATTACTAACCTCCGAAGAGTCCCAAAGCAAATGTTAAAAAGCGAGAGACACATTGCATTATTCGATTCAATTAGCATGGAAGAGAGGAAACAAGCATAACAGTCATTAGCAAGAAGTGTCCGTCGCGAGACAAAAAATGAAATAAACCGATACAACATCTGCAATATTCCACTAAGAGAAAAGGGCAGAAAGAAGGACAGAAGTCTCCAGGTTTGGGCCATTCTTGCCTTGTAAACGTGATACTAACAGGCGGAGACTGACTGGCTCAATCAATGAGCAATAATAGTTAAGTAAAGGGGTTGGTCAAACGATAAGGAGAAACACCTGGAAACACCATTCGTTTCACGAATCCATCCATCGATAAAAGGGGAAGAAAACTGAAACGAACACTTCTAGTGGAAATATTCCGATGGAAGGGAAGCCAGAAGCGCAATGGTGCCGAGACCACCAAGCATGGCGCTGACTACAGCGGTTTTTGCGTGGCTTGCAAGGCCGGTTCTGTtcgatggagatggagacggagacAACTTGATTCGCTTGCTGGGTGGCTCGCTTGGCTCGCTCTCTGCCAAAGCTGAGTTGATTGCTTCGATCACCTCGGGTTCCGGGATTGTGTTGAGACTCGACTGCTGGGAACCACTGGAAAAAGGTGCAAGCGGCTGAGCATCTTGGAAGGAAGAATCTTGGTTGGTCGCCGTCATCTGAAATTTCTGTGGGGTTGGTGCAGACATGATGTCCTCCATTTCAGATGCCCCTCGTTTCAGGGATGACTTGGCAGCACCTGTCATGAAGACACCACCCGACGAGCTGGGAACTTCCTCATACTCCTCAAGCCAAGCATTGGAAGAGTTGATAAACGGTCCATCATGGTAAGAGGCGGACGTAGAGTTGTCAACAGTAGGTAGAATTTGGGAATCTGTCGTAACTcgctcgaccttcttctcccgaAGCAAAAGTGGCGCCATCGGCAGACGAGAGCCAGAATTAGAGCCAGCATTGTGGCTAATCCGCTCTTCGATTTCTGCAAGTGAGCTCTCACTCTTTGATGTCAACTCCTTGGGATTGACGAAGTTCTCAGCGGGCTCAACCAAAGAAATGACTTCAGAAATGAATTCGATCTCAGATGCTTGGTCCGAGTCAAgctcgtcatcttcttcttcgtcaaaTCCATCATCATTAGAGTCCGACGAAGTCGACGCAGAGTCTTCGTCCCCAGACACAGGTCCAGCACTGGATACAGCAGAGTCGGAATCGCTTGCTTTATCGTCACGTTCGTCTGCGGAATAATCAATCAAGTCCTCCGATGGCACTCTCTTGACTCGTTCGTCCTCCGAATAATCAATCAAGTCCTCCGATGCCGCTCTCTTACCCCAGCAATGATAGTCTGTCAGGTAAGGTTTGAAATCCTTCAGCAGCAACTCCTTTACTTTATCGCAGGGGACTCGTTCGTCTTCCGAAATCGCGTAAGAACCATTGAACTTCTCCAAGGGCAGTGCCTTGAAATCTGTGTCCCAGTAAGGAGCAAGCTCGCACCACTGATTTCCGATCATCGAAGGCACCCAGACTTTCACAATCCAGCACTTGTGGCTGTCATCGGGTGGCACATCGTTGTCAAGCTGAATTCTGACATCCTCGCTAAGAACCTCTCGTGGCTTTTCAACAATCCACCAGTTTGTTCCAGAGTTGAGCTCATCTGCCGTTTCGTTAAAGACCCAGTACTTCCGCGTATCAACAACCCAGTATGTAAGTTTCTGTCCTGGCTCGCGTTTGAAGACTGGCCTCATGACATTGATGTCAGCCATTTCACTTTCCAGCTCCAGGGAACACTCTGTGCCGTTGATAGGCTTGAAGCTCGGGGTGCTTTCCAACCAGTACTGTTCCTGTGATACGGAGCATTGTTGGGTTCGATGAATTGTCTTCCGGGTTGTGTCAACAGGTTGTGGAAAGGCTTTCAATTCTCCACTGATCAGATTGCTGATGTACTCGTGCTGCGGCCGCCTGATCAACCAGTCTTGGAAGCCCTTTTCGGGGACTGGGATGTACTTGGAGAGTTTGAAAAAGTAGCGCATGCATCTAATCGGTTGGTTAGTAAAACCCATGGCACGCACACATTCATTGATCAATCCCCAGTCAAGATTGGACAATCTCGATTCGAGTTCTGCCTGCGTCAAATGAAGAGAGTCTCGCCAGTAAAGTGTAAGTGGGTCAATCTGGAGCGCTGGGGGGGAGGTATCCA of the Penicillium psychrofluorescens genome assembly, chromosome: 1 genome contains:
- a CDS encoding uncharacterized protein (ID:PFLUO_000550-T1.cds;~source:funannotate) codes for the protein MADKRVEKDSLGQLELPAEVLYGINTSRSLENFPLSGRSIKTWPDFIHAFAIVKQATARANCEIGTLTAEQADAIYAACEEVKLGRHDAHLVVDVLEGSGGTSTNMNINEVIANLATKASGRSLSDYSFVHPNDHVNLGQSTNDVLPTAMKLAVHRAMAGALRTLRQLADAFSTKREEYKSVLRLGRTCLQDAQPMTLGQAFGGYETVTRRHAEQLDTIREQLLIVPLGGTAIGTGFGSNPRYKKAVFRHLSSLFDTKVEPAGNAFDGMQNMDTCARLSGELRNTANTLWKIANDLIILSSGPSGGIGEVTLPSVQAGSSIMPGKVNPVIPIAVCQVAIAITGNDAAIAMGCQQGMLEINHFEMLVCDRLLDSIRLLIGATEIFTRRCVDGIVANKDVSRKNLLASSALATALVPTLGYAQVSTIVRAALAEKRPFLDVVVEKGLLTEGEITSVMERLIYDDNVSTPERSQYEPKCNGSSNHQLVESPQITGGLPRVNGSRNASVGIRAAKNPSDAAITLLREDYKIDQN
- a CDS encoding uncharacterized protein (ID:PFLUO_000551-T1.cds;~source:funannotate); translation: MANARFVITLLPVLPDGIPLRTLTLSRDNPAALIGRSSKREEKNRIPDKKNAWFDSRVMSRDHAKLSICLDKKAVFICDYGSTHGTWLNNARLTQDEQTPLLTGDHLRFGLVVDRGDEVFPALEVYCRIEYVDSRYGFATIRLARSNANVMALPPSDHNPPVPRSKNTFCVPEDDDYEEDDDAYVQSNGPRESESFSKEPAPAPVSEAMTPTSLPSVHAMGEETKRSKSSDTDHVDLPIKDINLSSTDDMDTSPPALQIDPLTLYWRDSLHLTQAELESRLSNLDWGLINECVRAMGFTNQPIRCMRYFFKLSKYIPVPEKGFQDWLIRRPQHEYISNLISGELKAFPQPVDTTRKTIHRTQQCSVSQEQYWLESTPSFKPINGTECSLELESEMADINVMRPVFKREPGQKLTYWVVDTRKYWVFNETADELNSGTNWWIVEKPREVLSEDVRIQLDNDVPPDDSHKCWIVKVWVPSMIGNQWCELAPYWDTDFKALPLEKFNGSYAISEDERVPCDKVKELLLKDFKPYLTDYHCWGKRAASEDLIDYSEDERVKRVPSEDLIDYSADERDDKASDSDSAVSSAGPVSGDEDSASTSSDSNDDGFDEEEDDELDSDQASEIEFISEVISLVEPAENFVNPKELTSKSESSLAEIEERISHNAGSNSGSRLPMAPLLLREKKVERVTTDSQILPTVDNSTSASYHDGPFINSSNAWLEEYEEVPSSSGGVFMTGAAKSSLKRGASEMEDIMSAPTPQKFQMTATNQDSSFQDAQPLAPFSSGSQQSSLNTIPEPEVIEAINSALAESEPSEPPSKRIKLSPSPSPSNRTGLASHAKTAVVSAMLGGLGTIALLASLPSEYFH